A single Paraburkholderia sp. FT54 DNA region contains:
- a CDS encoding FAD-dependent oxidoreductase, producing the protein MTRPAQPDFAVLGGGLCGRLVAWGLAGQGHRVALYDRGDAAGSQSAAWVAAAMLAPLAEAASAELLITRLGASSLDTWPQVLAELPEPVFFQRNGTLVVWHHADRTEAPLFERRVRSNAPAELLDGGFVTLAGAQLGAAEPALAGRFNQGWLLPREGQLDNRQVLTALAAGLAQRGVETHWNTAIDDRALPPARITIDCRGLGAKPVLPTLRGIRGEVARVHAPGIKLTRPVRLLHPRYPLYIAPKQDDLYVIGATEVEGEDMSPVSVRSALELLSAAFSVHPGFGEARILELNSQCRPTLPDHRPALLWDGAQTLRVNGLYRHGYMIVPEVADEAVRFAAALLDGRIGDADAFADWQRDARWSELFQLDSAREPA; encoded by the coding sequence ATGACGCGTCCTGCACAACCCGATTTCGCCGTGCTCGGCGGTGGCCTGTGCGGGCGGCTTGTGGCGTGGGGTCTCGCTGGTCAGGGGCATCGCGTGGCGCTTTATGATCGTGGCGATGCGGCCGGTTCGCAATCCGCCGCGTGGGTCGCCGCAGCCATGCTGGCGCCGCTCGCGGAAGCCGCCAGCGCCGAGTTGCTGATCACGCGCCTCGGCGCGAGTTCGCTCGATACGTGGCCGCAAGTACTGGCCGAGTTGCCCGAGCCGGTGTTCTTTCAGCGCAATGGCACGCTGGTCGTCTGGCATCACGCCGACCGCACCGAAGCACCGCTGTTCGAGCGCCGGGTGCGCTCGAATGCACCGGCTGAGTTGCTGGACGGCGGTTTCGTCACGCTCGCGGGCGCGCAGCTAGGCGCCGCCGAGCCTGCTTTGGCGGGACGCTTCAATCAGGGTTGGCTGTTGCCGCGTGAAGGGCAACTGGATAACCGCCAGGTGCTCACCGCGCTGGCCGCGGGCCTCGCGCAACGCGGTGTCGAAACGCACTGGAACACTGCTATCGACGATCGCGCGCTGCCGCCCGCCCGCATCACGATCGACTGCCGCGGTCTCGGCGCGAAGCCCGTGCTGCCCACGTTGCGCGGCATTCGTGGCGAAGTCGCGCGCGTGCATGCGCCCGGTATCAAACTGACGCGGCCGGTGCGGCTGCTGCATCCGCGCTACCCGCTCTACATCGCGCCGAAGCAGGACGATCTCTACGTGATCGGCGCCACCGAAGTGGAAGGCGAGGACATGTCGCCGGTCAGCGTGCGCTCGGCGCTCGAACTGCTGAGCGCGGCCTTTTCCGTGCATCCCGGCTTCGGCGAGGCACGCATTCTCGAACTGAATTCGCAGTGCCGCCCAACTTTGCCGGACCACCGTCCGGCCTTGCTGTGGGACGGCGCGCAGACACTGCGCGTGAACGGCCTGTACCGGCACGGCTACATGATCGTGCCCGAAGTCGCCGACGAAGCCGTGCGCTTCGCCGCGGCGCTGCTCGACGGCCGCATCGGCGACGCCGATGCTTTCGCCGACTGGCAGCGCGATGCGCGCTGGAGCGAGCTCTTTCAACTGGATTCCGCGCGGGAGCCGGCATGA
- a CDS encoding SDR family NAD(P)-dependent oxidoreductase, whose product MSDVDALNDAGSAGFERVVLITGAGSGIGAALARRIAAPRSALMLHARGADQEARERLAQVAVDCSANGARCATVFGDLAERGAAEHVIHQTLASFGALDQLVANAGHAQRQTLNALDPDALGAAFAAMPAAFAALVKRATPALETSRRGRVVALSSFVAHRYRADAPFAATAAAKAALESLAKTAATELAPHGVTVNCVAPGYTRKDRGPSVDNAQVWTRAAEATPLGHVAEPADVAALIAFLLSDEARHITGQVIHVDGGLTLG is encoded by the coding sequence ATGAGCGACGTGGACGCGCTGAACGACGCCGGCAGCGCCGGATTCGAGCGCGTCGTGCTGATCACCGGCGCGGGTTCCGGCATCGGCGCCGCGCTGGCCCGGCGCATCGCCGCGCCACGCTCGGCCTTGATGTTGCACGCACGCGGCGCCGATCAGGAAGCGCGTGAACGGCTCGCGCAAGTCGCCGTCGATTGCAGCGCAAACGGCGCACGCTGCGCAACGGTGTTCGGCGATCTTGCCGAACGCGGCGCCGCGGAACATGTGATCCATCAAACGCTGGCGAGCTTCGGTGCACTCGATCAACTCGTCGCCAACGCCGGGCACGCGCAGCGCCAAACGCTGAATGCGCTCGATCCCGACGCGCTCGGCGCAGCCTTCGCCGCGATGCCAGCCGCGTTCGCAGCGCTCGTCAAACGCGCGACGCCCGCGCTGGAAACCTCCAGGCGCGGCCGCGTAGTCGCGCTCAGTTCGTTCGTCGCGCACCGCTATCGCGCGGACGCGCCGTTTGCCGCGACGGCTGCGGCGAAAGCGGCGCTCGAGTCGCTGGCGAAAACCGCGGCCACCGAACTTGCGCCGCACGGCGTGACGGTCAATTGTGTGGCGCCCGGCTATACCCGTAAAGATCGCGGGCCGAGTGTCGATAATGCACAGGTGTGGACTCGCGCCGCCGAAGCGACGCCGCTCGGCCATGTCGCCGAACCCGCGGATGTCGCCGCGCTTATCGCGTTCCTGCTTTCCGACGAAGCGCGTCATATCACCGGCCAGGTGATTCATGTAGACGGTGGTCTCACGCTTGGTTGA
- a CDS encoding ABC transporter ATP-binding protein/permease, with protein MTPNTSASPVLPPDEKVSAWSLIKPYWVSEERNTAWGLLVAIIVMNLLVVWINVRLNRWSADFYNALQTKNVHDFPHLLMVFSGLAFGFIILAVYGRYLRQMLGFRWRQWLTTRYLNEWLKDSAFYRIERDRLADNPDQRISDDLQSFATSTLSLTLDLLSTVVTLVSFITILWSLAGALTISLGGMPIEIPGYMVWAAALYAVVGSLIIQKVGHPLVPINYQAQKVEADFRFGLIRLRENAEQIAFYNGMDTEKKNAHSLFGRIRDNWWQVMKYTKRLTFVLSFYGQIAIIFPLVVAAPRYFAGAFTFGVLMQISSAFGTVSDSFSWFINSYGTLVEWRATVNRLREFKRVVHAPRLKESVSPATAHGGINLHFVDEDKLSTDGLKLALPNGNPLSRIRDVAIAPGSRWLVRGPSGSGKSTLMRALAGLWPFGDGSIDAPVNARMMFIPQVSYMPIGTLKAALAYPSPVDTYTDDECREALVVCHLSEYADRLQESGHWTRILSPGEQQRLAAARVLLHKPDYLFLDEATSALDAENEARLYRLFTERLPKAAIVSVAHRESLAAFHDETLEVERSGEAVAA; from the coding sequence ATGACACCGAATACCTCTGCCAGCCCCGTGCTGCCGCCGGACGAAAAAGTCTCCGCCTGGAGTCTGATCAAACCCTATTGGGTCTCCGAAGAACGAAACACGGCCTGGGGCCTGCTCGTCGCGATCATCGTGATGAATCTGCTCGTCGTGTGGATCAACGTGCGCCTGAACCGCTGGAGCGCCGACTTCTACAACGCACTGCAAACCAAGAACGTGCATGACTTCCCCCACCTGCTAATGGTGTTCTCGGGGCTCGCGTTCGGCTTCATCATTCTCGCGGTGTACGGCCGTTACCTGCGCCAGATGCTCGGCTTCCGCTGGCGCCAGTGGCTGACCACGCGCTATCTGAACGAGTGGCTGAAGGACAGCGCGTTCTACCGGATCGAACGCGACCGCCTCGCCGACAACCCCGACCAGCGGATCAGCGACGACCTGCAATCATTCGCCACCAGCACCCTCTCGCTGACGCTCGACCTGCTGTCCACCGTCGTCACGCTGGTGTCGTTCATCACGATCCTGTGGTCGCTCGCCGGCGCGTTGACCATCTCGCTCGGCGGCATGCCGATCGAGATTCCCGGCTACATGGTGTGGGCCGCGGCGCTCTACGCCGTGGTCGGTTCGCTGATCATCCAGAAAGTCGGCCATCCGCTCGTGCCGATCAACTACCAGGCGCAGAAAGTCGAGGCGGATTTCCGTTTCGGCCTGATCCGCCTGCGTGAAAACGCCGAGCAGATCGCTTTCTACAACGGCATGGACACCGAGAAGAAGAATGCGCACTCGCTGTTCGGCCGCATCCGCGACAACTGGTGGCAGGTGATGAAGTACACCAAGCGGCTCACCTTCGTGCTGAGCTTCTATGGCCAGATCGCGATCATCTTCCCGCTGGTGGTCGCCGCACCGCGTTACTTCGCCGGCGCCTTCACGTTCGGCGTGCTGATGCAGATCTCCAGCGCATTCGGCACCGTCAGCGATTCGTTCTCGTGGTTCATCAACAGTTACGGCACCTTGGTCGAATGGCGCGCCACCGTGAACCGGTTGCGTGAATTCAAGCGTGTCGTGCACGCGCCGCGTCTGAAGGAATCGGTCTCGCCGGCTACCGCGCATGGCGGCATCAATCTGCATTTCGTCGACGAGGACAAGCTCTCCACCGACGGCCTCAAACTCGCCCTGCCCAACGGCAACCCGTTGTCGCGCATTCGCGATGTCGCGATTGCGCCGGGCTCGCGCTGGCTGGTACGCGGCCCGTCGGGTTCGGGCAAGAGCACGCTGATGCGCGCCCTCGCCGGCTTGTGGCCGTTCGGCGACGGCTCGATCGACGCCCCGGTCAACGCGCGCATGATGTTCATCCCGCAGGTCAGCTATATGCCGATCGGCACGCTCAAAGCGGCGCTCGCCTACCCGTCGCCCGTCGACACCTACACGGACGACGAATGCCGCGAAGCGCTCGTCGTTTGCCATCTGTCGGAATACGCGGACCGTCTGCAGGAATCGGGACACTGGACCCGCATTCTCTCGCCGGGCGAGCAACAGCGCCTCGCCGCCGCGCGCGTGCTGCTGCACAAGCCGGACTATCTGTTCCTCGACGAAGCGACCAGCGCGCTCGACGCGGAAAACGAGGCACGTCTCTATCGTCTCTTCACTGAGCGACTGCCGAAGGCCGCGATTGTGAGCGTCGCGCATCGCGAGTCGCTGGCTGCGTTCCACGACGAAACGCTCGAGGTGGAGCGCTCGGGCGAAGCGGTCGCGGCATGA
- the thiE gene encoding thiamine phosphate synthase, producing MTQTLTLKDRDLFWPPADELTEAAERIRARLGDWPPTHAPWRICLTAPDEPNGGDLIVIADAQQHGEQVARWLVRGAGVIEAAEDKATLHLGGEKYRLEGHLAEDWIAALAAFLDCGFGPHDALVLALAWRDGDETRADDAFPADLGHFPRLAGLPDAPAQAFARCPDRLGLYPVLPTAEWVERVVGFGVKTVQLRRKSAEPADELKREIARCVAAGREHDAQVFINDHWQAALEAGAYGVHLGQEDVHTADLAALAAGGVRLGLSTHGFYEILKALHFRPSYIALGAVFPTTTKVMPTAPQGLRRLARYVRLLDGVVPLVAIGGIDLQVLPDVLATGVGCAAVVRAVTEAMDPAAAVSALQQAFTQ from the coding sequence ATGACGCAGACGTTGACCTTGAAGGACCGCGACCTGTTCTGGCCGCCCGCCGATGAACTCACCGAAGCCGCCGAGCGCATCCGCGCCCGGTTGGGTGACTGGCCGCCGACGCATGCGCCATGGCGTATCTGCCTGACCGCGCCGGACGAACCGAACGGCGGCGACCTGATCGTGATCGCCGACGCGCAGCAGCATGGCGAGCAGGTGGCGCGCTGGCTGGTGCGGGGCGCCGGCGTGATCGAAGCCGCCGAGGACAAGGCCACGCTGCATCTGGGCGGCGAAAAATACCGCCTGGAAGGCCATCTGGCGGAAGACTGGATTGCCGCGCTGGCGGCGTTCCTCGACTGCGGTTTCGGCCCGCATGACGCGCTGGTGCTGGCTCTGGCCTGGCGCGACGGCGACGAAACCCGCGCCGACGACGCCTTTCCCGCGGACCTCGGCCATTTCCCGCGCCTCGCCGGCTTGCCCGATGCGCCCGCGCAGGCGTTCGCGCGCTGCCCGGACCGGCTGGGCCTCTATCCGGTGCTGCCGACGGCGGAATGGGTCGAGCGAGTGGTGGGCTTCGGCGTGAAGACGGTGCAGTTGCGCCGCAAATCGGCCGAACCCGCCGATGAACTGAAGCGCGAAATCGCCCGCTGCGTGGCTGCCGGCCGTGAGCACGACGCCCAGGTGTTCATCAACGACCACTGGCAAGCCGCGCTCGAAGCCGGCGCGTACGGCGTCCACCTCGGTCAGGAAGACGTGCATACGGCTGACCTCGCCGCGCTCGCGGCGGGAGGCGTCCGGCTCGGGCTGTCGACCCACGGTTTCTATGAGATTCTGAAAGCGCTGCATTTCCGGCCGAGCTACATTGCACTGGGCGCGGTGTTTCCGACCACCACCAAGGTCATGCCGACCGCGCCGCAAGGTCTCAGGCGGCTAGCCCGCTACGTGCGACTGCTCGACGGCGTCGTGCCGCTGGTGGCGATCGGCGGGATCGATCTGCAAGTGCTGCCCGACGTGCTGGCGACGGGCGTCGGTTGCGCGGCTGTGGTGCGGGCGGTGACGGAAGCGATGGATCCCGCTGCCGCCGTTTCTGCACTGCAACAAGCGTTTACGCAATAA
- a CDS encoding thiazole synthase has translation MTSPQTADALTLYGQTFASRVLLGTSRYPSLQSLSDSIDAARPGMVTVALRRQMNEGGAETGFFDLLKRHGVPLLPNTAGCLTVGEAVTTAHMAREIFDTEWIKLELIGDDYTLQPDPVGLIEAAAQLVKDGFKVLPYCTEDLVIGRRLLDAGCEALMPWGAPIGTGKGVINPYGLRVLRERLPDVPLIVDAGLGVPSHAAQVMEWGFDGVLLNTAVSQATHPDAMARAFALGVEAGRQAFLAGPMAERESAHASTPVVGMPFWHQDGSAA, from the coding sequence ATGACTTCCCCCCAGACCGCCGACGCGCTCACGCTGTACGGCCAGACCTTCGCGAGCCGCGTGCTGCTCGGCACCTCGCGCTATCCGTCGCTGCAATCGCTGTCCGATTCCATCGACGCCGCGCGGCCCGGCATGGTGACCGTCGCGCTGCGCCGGCAGATGAACGAAGGCGGCGCGGAAACCGGTTTCTTCGACCTGCTCAAGCGCCACGGCGTGCCGCTCCTGCCGAACACGGCCGGCTGCCTGACCGTTGGCGAGGCGGTGACGACCGCGCACATGGCGCGCGAAATCTTCGACACCGAGTGGATCAAGCTCGAACTGATCGGCGACGACTACACGTTGCAGCCCGACCCGGTCGGCCTGATCGAAGCGGCCGCGCAACTCGTCAAGGACGGCTTCAAGGTGCTGCCGTATTGCACCGAAGACCTGGTGATCGGCCGCCGTCTGCTGGACGCCGGCTGTGAAGCGCTGATGCCGTGGGGCGCGCCGATCGGCACCGGCAAGGGCGTGATCAATCCGTACGGCCTGCGCGTGTTGCGCGAACGGCTGCCGGACGTGCCCCTGATCGTCGACGCCGGACTCGGCGTGCCGTCGCACGCGGCGCAGGTGATGGAATGGGGTTTCGACGGCGTGCTGCTGAACACGGCCGTTTCGCAGGCCACCCACCCCGATGCGATGGCGCGTGCCTTCGCGCTGGGTGTCGAAGCGGGCCGCCAGGCTTTTCTGGCGGGGCCGATGGCCGAGCGCGAAAGCGCGCACGCGAGCACGCCGGTGGTCGGCATGCCGTTCTGGCATCAAGACGGGAGCGCCGCATGA
- a CDS encoding DUF6726 family protein yields the protein MRVVAWLTLGAALLPLGGCAVAALPCRLTSATLKIIPVVGHAAASPFDMCSSAID from the coding sequence ATGCGTGTCGTCGCGTGGTTGACGCTCGGCGCGGCGCTGCTGCCTTTGGGTGGCTGCGCCGTTGCCGCGCTACCGTGCCGGCTGACTTCGGCCACGCTGAAAATCATCCCGGTCGTCGGCCATGCCGCGGCCTCGCCGTTCGATATGTGTTCATCCGCGATCGACTGA
- a CDS encoding flagellar basal body L-ring protein FlgH yields the protein MTALRLTVALGAAACLAACASHQQNSIVDTPMAPPLASAPLNVNTQGAIYQAGTPLLLYETPRAQHIGDVLTIRLSESYSGNNSATAAASRSSSITAAAADQSTNAAARLARLFNIGSASTEYKGQGSLTDVSGMSGTLAVTVIGTMSTGNLVVSGEKVIAMSGNRDRLRLSGIVNPKDIEAGNYVASSKVANARIEQAGVGMVSDSTTMGWLQRMFMSVLTF from the coding sequence ATGACTGCGCTACGTCTGACTGTCGCACTGGGTGCGGCCGCTTGCCTTGCGGCATGCGCGAGCCACCAGCAAAACTCGATCGTCGATACGCCGATGGCGCCGCCGCTCGCCTCGGCGCCGCTGAACGTCAACACACAAGGCGCGATCTATCAGGCCGGCACGCCGCTGCTGCTGTACGAAACACCGCGCGCCCAACATATCGGCGACGTGCTGACGATCCGTCTTTCGGAATCGTATAGCGGCAACAACAGCGCGACCGCCGCAGCGAGCCGTTCGAGCAGCATTACCGCCGCCGCCGCCGATCAATCCACCAACGCCGCCGCGCGGCTCGCGCGACTGTTCAACATCGGCTCGGCGAGCACCGAATACAAAGGACAGGGCAGTCTCACCGACGTGAGCGGCATGAGCGGCACGCTGGCTGTCACCGTGATCGGCACGATGTCGACTGGCAACCTCGTGGTGTCGGGCGAGAAGGTGATTGCGATGAGCGGCAACCGCGACCGGCTTCGACTGTCGGGCATCGTCAACCCCAAGGATATCGAAGCGGGCAACTACGTGGCGTCGAGCAAGGTCGCGAACGCGCGCATCGAACAGGCCGGCGTGGGCATGGTGTCCGACTCCACGACGATGGGCTGGCTGCAGAGAATGTTCATGAGCGTGCTGACGTTCTGA
- a CDS encoding response regulator encodes MNPQVLIVDDDPVVRDLLCKFLQSNGFDASVLHDGTHLQRRLERERPSVVVLDIMMPNTDGLRALTALRAAGDDIPVIFVTARGTVADRIVGLSLGADDYLTKPFDPRELLARIHTVLRRRGPSTTSAPEARKPYRFGPFELDFATRSLCRDSSKLPLRDSEFALLKIFVNNPYKVLSRVLIHDLVHRDNLAFRDRSLDVPIWRLRRVIEDDPSNPCYVQTVRGKGYVFVPDADGTPFADEAASSA; translated from the coding sequence ATGAATCCACAGGTCCTCATCGTCGACGACGATCCGGTCGTACGCGATCTACTTTGCAAGTTTCTGCAATCGAACGGCTTCGACGCGTCCGTGCTGCACGACGGCACGCATCTCCAGCGCCGGCTCGAACGCGAACGGCCGTCCGTCGTCGTGCTCGACATCATGATGCCGAACACCGACGGCTTGCGCGCGCTTACCGCGCTGCGCGCCGCCGGCGACGACATTCCGGTGATCTTCGTGACGGCGCGCGGCACGGTGGCCGACCGCATCGTCGGGCTCTCGCTCGGCGCCGACGACTACCTGACCAAGCCGTTCGATCCGCGCGAATTGCTCGCCCGCATCCATACGGTGCTGCGCCGGCGCGGACCGTCCACCACGAGCGCGCCGGAAGCCCGCAAGCCGTATCGCTTCGGCCCGTTCGAGCTCGACTTCGCCACGCGTTCGCTGTGCCGCGACAGCTCGAAGCTGCCGTTGCGCGACAGTGAGTTCGCGCTCCTGAAAATCTTCGTCAACAATCCGTACAAGGTCCTGTCGCGCGTGCTGATTCACGATCTCGTGCATCGCGACAATCTCGCCTTCCGCGACCGCAGCCTCGACGTGCCGATCTGGCGCCTGCGCCGCGTGATCGAAGACGACCCGTCGAATCCCTGCTACGTGCAGACGGTGCGCGGCAAAGGCTACGTCTTCGTGCCCGACGCCGACGGCACGCCCTTCGCCGACGAGGCCGCCTCAAGCGCATGA
- the mlaE gene encoding lipid asymmetry maintenance ABC transporter permease subunit MlaE, translating to MISAIGRSVIDGLGTAGYATRFFFRLLLEFFPLLRRPRLVTKQIHFVGNYSLVIIAVSGLFVGFVLGLQGYYTLNRYGSEQALGLLVALSLVRELGPVVTALLFAGRAGTSLTAEIGLMKAGEQLTAMEMMAVDPVKVVVAPRLWAGIISMPILAAIFSAVGVFGGYVVGVLLIGVDAGAFWSQMQGGVDVWRDVGAGVVKSVVFGLAVTFVALFQGYEAKPTPEGVSRATTKTVVYASLAVLGLDFLLTALMFS from the coding sequence ATGATCAGCGCGATCGGCCGCTCGGTGATCGACGGGCTGGGCACGGCCGGCTACGCCACGCGTTTTTTCTTCCGGCTGCTGCTTGAGTTTTTCCCGTTGTTGCGCCGTCCACGTCTTGTCACGAAGCAGATCCACTTCGTAGGTAACTATTCGCTGGTGATCATTGCCGTGTCGGGTCTGTTCGTCGGCTTCGTGCTCGGCCTGCAGGGCTACTACACGCTGAACCGGTACGGCTCCGAACAGGCGCTCGGCCTGCTGGTCGCGCTGTCGCTCGTGCGCGAACTCGGCCCGGTGGTCACCGCGCTGCTGTTCGCCGGGCGCGCCGGCACCTCGCTGACCGCCGAGATCGGCTTGATGAAGGCGGGCGAGCAACTCACCGCGATGGAAATGATGGCCGTCGACCCGGTCAAGGTGGTGGTTGCGCCGCGACTGTGGGCGGGCATCATTTCGATGCCGATCCTCGCCGCGATTTTCAGCGCGGTCGGCGTGTTCGGCGGGTATGTGGTGGGCGTGCTGCTGATCGGCGTCGACGCCGGCGCGTTCTGGTCGCAAATGCAAGGCGGAGTCGATGTCTGGCGCGACGTCGGCGCCGGGGTCGTCAAGAGCGTGGTGTTCGGCCTCGCGGTGACCTTCGTTGCGCTGTTTCAAGGCTATGAAGCCAAGCCGACGCCGGAAGGCGTGTCGCGCGCCACGACCAAGACGGTCGTGTACGCGTCGCTTGCGGTGCTCGGCCTCGATTTTCTGCTGACCGCACTGATGTTCAGCTAA
- the thiS gene encoding sulfur carrier protein ThiS: MDIHINQKPLSLPEGATVADALTAFGARPPFAVALNGDFVARTQHAARALRAGDKLDVVQPVAGG; the protein is encoded by the coding sequence ATGGACATTCATATCAATCAGAAGCCGTTGTCGTTGCCCGAAGGCGCGACTGTCGCCGACGCGCTCACCGCGTTCGGCGCGCGTCCGCCGTTCGCGGTGGCGCTGAACGGCGACTTCGTGGCGCGCACCCAGCATGCGGCGCGCGCGCTGCGGGCGGGCGACAAGCTCGATGTCGTGCAACCCGTGGCCGGCGGCTGA
- a CDS encoding ABC transporter ATP-binding protein, with protein MSSSPETLLELRDVDFGYGDRLVLSNLNLRFQRGQVVAVMGGSGCGKTTVLRLIGGLVRAQRGQILFQGQDVGQQTRDGLYALRRKMGMLFQFGALFTDMSVFENVAFALREHTDLPEELIRDLVLMKLNAVGLRGARDLAPSEISGGMARRVALARAIALDPELMMYDEPFAGLDPISLGITANLIRALNQALGATSILVTHDVPESFAIADYVYFLANGGVHAEGTPAELRASTDPTVRQFIDGAPDGPFKFHYPSKTPLAADFGIGGGQS; from the coding sequence GTGTCTTCCTCTCCCGAGACCTTACTCGAGCTGCGCGACGTCGACTTCGGTTATGGCGACCGGCTCGTCCTGTCGAACCTGAATCTGCGCTTCCAGCGCGGCCAGGTGGTCGCGGTCATGGGTGGGTCGGGCTGCGGCAAGACCACGGTGTTGCGTCTGATCGGCGGCTTGGTGCGCGCACAGCGCGGCCAGATCCTGTTCCAGGGCCAGGACGTCGGCCAGCAAACGCGCGACGGCCTGTACGCGCTGCGCCGCAAGATGGGCATGCTGTTTCAGTTCGGCGCGCTGTTCACCGACATGTCCGTGTTCGAAAACGTCGCCTTCGCGCTGCGCGAGCACACCGACCTCCCCGAAGAACTGATCCGCGACCTCGTGTTGATGAAGCTCAACGCGGTTGGCCTGCGCGGCGCGCGTGACCTGGCGCCGTCGGAGATTTCGGGCGGCATGGCGCGGCGTGTGGCGCTGGCGCGCGCCATCGCACTGGATCCTGAACTGATGATGTACGACGAGCCGTTCGCCGGCCTCGATCCGATCTCGCTCGGCATCACCGCGAACCTGATTCGCGCGTTGAATCAGGCGCTCGGCGCCACCTCGATCCTCGTCACGCACGACGTGCCGGAATCGTTCGCGATCGCCGATTACGTCTACTTCCTCGCCAATGGCGGGGTTCACGCCGAAGGCACGCCCGCCGAACTGCGCGCGTCGACCGATCCCACCGTGCGCCAGTTCATCGACGGCGCGCCGGACGGCCCCTTCAAATTTCACTACCCCAGCAAGACGCCGCTCGCGGCGGACTTCGGCATCGGCGGAGGTCAGTCATGA
- a CDS encoding response regulator: protein MNQSILVVDDDPVVRELVSGYLQGRGFKVDTLEHGMALQRRLQDERPALIVLDIMMPELDGISALRALRVAGDDIPVILLTARSDPIDRVIGLELGADDYLGKPFEPSELVARIRTVLRRRGTIAPSAPEQRAPYRFGRFEVNFPARELRRDGERITLRSSEFAMLKVFVGHAMTVLTRAQLLEKLHGNSEPHRNRSLDVSIWRLRRLIEVDPSEPRYVQTVWGRGYVFVPDGEIGAAERSA from the coding sequence ATGAACCAATCCATTCTCGTCGTCGACGACGACCCCGTCGTACGTGAGCTCGTCAGCGGCTATCTGCAAGGGCGCGGCTTCAAGGTGGACACGCTCGAGCACGGCATGGCGCTGCAGCGTCGCTTGCAGGACGAACGTCCTGCCCTGATCGTGCTCGACATCATGATGCCGGAGCTCGACGGCATCAGCGCGCTGCGCGCCCTGCGGGTGGCCGGCGACGACATTCCCGTGATTCTGCTGACCGCGCGCTCCGATCCGATCGACCGCGTGATCGGCCTCGAACTCGGCGCGGACGATTATCTCGGCAAACCCTTCGAACCGAGCGAACTGGTCGCGCGGATTCGCACCGTACTGCGCCGTCGCGGCACGATTGCGCCGAGCGCACCGGAGCAGCGCGCGCCGTACCGCTTCGGCCGTTTCGAAGTGAATTTTCCGGCGCGCGAACTACGCCGTGACGGCGAGCGCATCACGTTGCGTTCAAGTGAATTCGCCATGCTCAAGGTCTTCGTCGGCCACGCGATGACCGTACTCACGCGCGCGCAGTTGCTGGAGAAACTGCACGGCAATAGCGAGCCGCATCGCAATCGCAGCCTGGATGTGTCGATCTGGCGTTTGCGCCGGCTGATCGAAGTGGATCCGTCCGAGCCGCGCTATGTGCAAACCGTGTGGGGACGCGGCTACGTGTTCGTGCCGGACGGTGAAATCGGCGCAGCGGAACGCAGCGCGTAA
- the mlaD gene encoding outer membrane lipid asymmetry maintenance protein MlaD, translating to MKKTAALDFWVGLFVVLGFVALLFLALKAGNMSSLSFQATYPVKLKFDNIGGLKARAPVKSAGVTVGRVDSIGFDSNSYQAVVTIDLDKQYQFPKDTSAKILTSGLLGEQYIGLEPGGDSEMLKAGDTISMTQSAIVLENLIGQFLYSKAADSGASKPGASAPVTAPAAPSLPASGAAGQ from the coding sequence ATGAAAAAGACTGCTGCTCTCGACTTCTGGGTCGGCCTGTTCGTGGTGTTGGGTTTCGTGGCGTTGCTGTTTCTCGCGCTGAAGGCCGGCAACATGAGCTCGTTGTCGTTCCAGGCAACCTATCCCGTCAAGCTCAAGTTTGACAATATCGGCGGACTGAAGGCGCGCGCACCCGTGAAGAGCGCGGGCGTGACGGTTGGCCGCGTCGATTCGATCGGCTTCGACAGCAATTCGTACCAGGCCGTCGTCACCATCGACCTCGACAAGCAGTACCAGTTTCCGAAAGACACTTCGGCGAAGATCCTGACCTCGGGTCTGCTCGGCGAGCAATACATCGGGCTCGAACCCGGCGGCGACAGCGAAATGCTCAAGGCGGGCGACACCATCTCCATGACGCAATCGGCGATCGTGCTGGAAAACCTCATCGGACAGTTTCTGTATAGCAAGGCCGCGGATTCGGGTGCGTCCAAGCCTGGCGCGTCCGCGCCCGTGACTGCGCCGGCGGCGCCGAGCCTGCCCGCCTCCGGCGCGGCCGGGCAATAA